TACTCATAGAAGCACCACATTGAGTCTTAGCACTTGGTGAACACTGCGTCAGCAAGCGTATTTGGACAACGCTATGTGCGTATTATAACAAATAGTGACGAGGTCTGGACAGTAATATTTCAGCTTCTCTATGAGAATTCGCGGGTTGCATGAGTCACTTATCTCTTAGACGTGCCTTAAATACTACATAAAGTATGGTACAGCTAATATAGAGATCGTCTCAGGCGTGGGCAAATGTCTTGTGCATACCAAGTGCGTAATACACACCCCTTCTCAGACTAGAAGATGATCATGGGAAGCGTGCATAGTTTGACTCATACAAGAGTTTGTACAGGGTGGATGCTTAGAAATAACGTAAGGTCCATTTTGATCATTGTCTCATTCGTTGTACATACACTCAGCTAGGTACAATCATCAGCCATGATCGTCCCAAATGTCTCAGGCAACACGGGATGTTTTTTGCATGAAACCCTTGGCTCTAAGGACTCGTCCGAACTATTCCATAATGGGCGTGGTATTCAATGTTCATTCACCTTTCTGGCTGCATTCGAATCAATGTGACAGCATAGCTGCGTAACAATCCCCAGTCCTACAAGTCAACTTTGCGAGACTGAGTGGGCTGATAAAAATATTCAATGGCTTCCATTCTGGgccatgccatcatcaataATTTCTATTACGTCATTAATTGCGTCCCAATATTTGTGAAAACTCACCAGGCATCTCCCGTCTTGATGTGTATATATGAGACAGGGGTCAAGTTGTCATTCGCCTGGTGAACAAGAGCCCGACAATTCACCCACCTTGCTGCGTTCACACTTACTATTCCGCGACTTTGAGTCTTTGTTCAATGGGACGACTAGGGCTACCAAGCTCATTAGCGTCTGCTCTCCGAATAATCCTGTGGGCATAGTTTTATCAAGTTCGGAAGTTCAGTCGCTTGCATCTCTGGCACAAGTAAACGAACTCTATCTTCTCGTTGACGAAACCTACGCTGATCTCAACTACGCATCCACCTCTGCGGATATCGAACTCGTCATTGGATTGGCTGCAAAGTTCGGCGATCATGTTATCAGTGTTTCATCCATGTCAAAGGTCTATGGTGTTCTTGGCATCCGGATTGGCTGGCTTGCCACAACTAACAACTCTCTACAAGAAACTTTTCTTGCAGCAAAAGAACTTATTAGTATTAGTGGTAGTGTCGTGGATGAATTTATCGCGGAACAAATTTTCTCACGACGCACTGAGCTTTTATCCAAGACAATTGCTGACATGATTCGCCGAAGAGAGCACGTCGCAAGCTGGGTGGATCAAGAATCTGAATTTTTAGACTGGGTAGAGCCAGAAGCGGGAATTATGTGTTTCATCAGAGTCAAGAAGGAGCCGGTGGGAGGGCTTGCGGCATTTTATCAGAGATTGCTCAAAGACCATGGAGTATATGTTGGACGTGGAACTTGATTCAAACAAGGTGATAATTTTTTTCGCTTAGGTTATGGATGGCCGACATGGGAAGAATTAGATATAGGTTTGAAAGCCATATCTAAGGCCCTTCCTGGATAGGCGGCTTCCTTGTCTCGTCACGCTTTTTCCCCAAAGGAggctttgtttttgtttttcttgcTCAGACCATGTGTTATTGGAATACTATCGCTAGTATACCAATCTATCACCATGCCCTATAGCTGGGTAATTTGAATGTGTGTATACAAACTGGTATTGATCAACTTGGTGGCAGATGTTCTCCTATAGACACGTGATGTTTGAACAAACTTTCTGCTATACAATTCTATGCAACTGTCTAAAAGGGGACGTCGAACCCTAGTGCTAATAGATCCCACAGGTGGACTGCCTCTTTCTTTTAGGTATCTAAAATGCAAAGCCTTTTCCGTAGTGCATGATGGTGAAAATGGCGGCAAGGCAAGCACTAGCATGAGAAACCAGAATATCGGCTTCTATCGCCAGCGGAACTTTCTCAAGCGTAATAGTGACTAGTACCTTTGGACTCGGAAATATAGATAAGGTCTGGCCTAGAATCACAGCTGTGCCCATCTGAGTTAAGTACGAGTTTAGGGTAGGAACTCAATGTTGGTGAATAAGGTAACCGAGCCACTGCTTCCTGTTTAGAGTTGGCACAAGAGTGTCAGAATACGATCCAGTGTTATTAAATGGAATATGTAATGGGGCAACTACGAATATTCGATGGTGAAAATGTGACGACTCGTAAATATTTCATTAGCGAATGAATCAGCAATGCGGACAGACACAACCTACCGTGTCAACGCGGCAGGTCACATTTTGGGAATCAAACGTCTTGACAGACTGCACTTTCTCATTTTTATAGTTCAATCGGACCAGTTGCAAAGTAGCGCGGGAGGTATCAAGATCGAGATACTTAAGTGGCTCTATTATAAGAGCGGAGTGTGCCGTCGTGAAAATAGTATTAGGAAGATCGCCAGTGTGGGGAGCATAGTGCATTCCGAGATTGAACCAAAGGTCGCTAATCACGTTAGTCATTTTGCGCTTCAAGGGCCGAATCAGTGGTAAGGCGCCTACAGATCTTCCTAATCCAGAGATTCCCCATCAAAGAACTTGGCAAAGTCAATTATCGGCTCTATAGGATCAAGAATGTTATACGGATAGGCAGCTTGGGCTTCTGTATCCTTCTGTTTTGTAACATAGAAGTGATGGTCCGCGAAATTGACGGCGTTTATAGCGTTGGACAAGTTTAAAACTACGAGGAAGATAGCGCTCGAAGCTGCTACGCAGTTAGCTCCACTCAGACACTGCACATATCGTATATTAGGCCCGCCTACCAGGGAGAATTTATATTCAGGATGAGCAGAGCTATGCTGGTGGTGAGCTTTGACGCGCGACCATGATGCACCCCACGTATAATAGCTGTAGATGGATATGCCGGCTGCTAACAGACACAAATAACCAGTCCGAATATGCGAAAGGCAAACATCTTGATCCTTTTGACTGGTATAGATACTTTGTCGTCTCACAGAACGCGAAATGCTTGAGCCTTGGGGGAGAAAGACGGGAAAACTATATGCACGGAATAATAGACTTTTAAATGTTCTATATCTACTGGGGGTCTTATGACGTGACTGTTTGATGAATGTCTCACTTTGTGAACTTTCAGACGAATTTCCGTCATCGTTACTCCTTTTCTCCTCGAACAATCGCTTCACCTTTATGTCGCCGTAGTCTTCGAGTCGTGAGGAGTGTATATCGCCCATTAAACCGCTGCAAACAGAGTGCCAATGAGAAGGTTCAGTTATTATGGAcataatattaataaatcCTGATAATAGCACCAATTCGTCTGCGAATGAGTCGGTGATATGCCTACGGCAGAAGTTGGCTTCCCTATTACCCCGCGCCCAGGTTGGCACCTTGGCACcttggcatcttctggcattttttggcatcttggcatcttctggcATCTTTTGGCACcttggcatcttctggcATCTTTTGGCACcttggcatcttctggcACCTTGGCACCTTGGCACCCTAGATCGTAGAAAAATCTCCTTTCACTTGTGCAGATTACATGTAGCGAAGGCCAGTCCTGGAACCCTACCTATCGTCCTATTGCCCAGATATGGATGATGTACATATTAACTAGCTGACAGAGTGGAtgttaataataaaacaaatgaacacacaaagaaaaaaagatacaCGCCACTTCCGGGTGGCGACTACGACGTGATATCTGGTCCTGTTTTCGCCACGGACAGTTCGA
The sequence above is drawn from the Trichoderma breve strain T069 chromosome 5, whole genome shotgun sequence genome and encodes:
- a CDS encoding aminotransferase class I and II domain-containing protein translates to MRQGSSCHSPGEQEPDNSPTLLRSHLLFRDFESLFNGTTRATKLISVCSPNNPVGIVLSSSEVQSLASLAQVNELYLLVDETYADLNYASTSADIELVIGLAAKFGDHVISVSSMSKVYGVLGIRIGWLATTNNSLQETFLAAKELISISGSVVDEFIAEQIFSRRTELLSKTIADMIRRREHVASWVDQESEFLDWVEPEAGIMCFIRVKKEPVGGLAAFYQRLLKDHGVYVGRGT